The Pseudocalidococcus azoricus BACA0444 genome includes a region encoding these proteins:
- a CDS encoding glycosyltransferase family 39 protein: MPLRSRTVVEIWSPGLVGVGLILIGLGIAFRWANLGQVYWHDEAYTALRLSGFTGQELNQHLFRGEVVRVAQVMDYQWPNSVRSIWDTVQALAIDDAQHPPVYYLLAWLWLKILGASSSNIRSLSVIFSCLSLPALYWWCDELFRPGQGRVADYPQLQVDRKLIGGFAVLIVALSPFHILYAQEAREYALWILLTIVVNALFWRGLRGRGWGNWLAYGSCLTLGLYTFPLTGFVSVGHGFYLLLMNRQKLQAWGVSTLISLGLFAPWLYILVTTWNVTGATWTALPIPPASLWQAMGLNLVRVFAWTDDSFDLSRGILGILFTALLGLLAVSIYTLWRTTPPRIGLFLLILAGATFLPLFLPDLLWGGQRSTSGRYLIPTILVMEITVAYSLAFYVSHIKTKQRFLGWTMASLVMGLGLVSGVLITSAETSWIKLLNYSFPQIYRHVNQHPQPLVIGLSGNINTGTMLALAHGITPQAQFLLIDAWDPEQPPKLPIIPEGQEPIFFLNPTPELLTGLENTQNLSAVLIFQDKFLQLWELHRHN; the protein is encoded by the coding sequence TAATCTGGGACAAGTCTATTGGCATGATGAAGCTTATACCGCACTACGACTATCAGGCTTTACCGGGCAAGAGTTAAATCAACATCTATTTCGAGGGGAAGTTGTTAGGGTTGCGCAGGTGATGGATTATCAATGGCCCAATTCAGTCCGCAGCATTTGGGATACCGTCCAGGCCTTAGCTATAGATGATGCCCAACATCCCCCAGTTTATTATTTACTCGCTTGGCTGTGGCTGAAGATATTGGGGGCCTCAAGTTCAAACATTCGCAGTCTGTCGGTGATCTTTAGTTGTTTGAGTTTGCCAGCCCTGTATTGGTGGTGTGACGAACTCTTTAGACCAGGCCAAGGGCGGGTTGCCGATTATCCCCAACTTCAAGTGGACAGAAAGTTAATTGGTGGATTTGCGGTCTTAATCGTGGCTCTATCCCCGTTTCATATTCTCTATGCCCAAGAAGCGCGGGAGTATGCCCTCTGGATTTTATTGACTATTGTGGTTAATGCTCTGTTCTGGCGAGGGCTGAGGGGCCGAGGCTGGGGAAATTGGCTGGCCTATGGGAGTTGCCTCACCTTAGGGCTTTATACCTTTCCCTTAACCGGATTTGTCAGCGTTGGGCATGGATTTTATCTATTACTGATGAATCGGCAAAAGCTCCAGGCCTGGGGTGTAAGCACTTTAATCAGTTTGGGCTTGTTTGCTCCTTGGCTTTATATTTTAGTCACGACTTGGAATGTCACTGGGGCAACTTGGACCGCCCTACCAATTCCTCCGGCCAGTCTTTGGCAAGCGATGGGCTTAAACCTAGTGCGGGTCTTTGCTTGGACTGATGACAGCTTTGATTTATCCAGGGGCATCCTCGGCATCTTATTTACAGCCTTGTTGGGCCTACTTGCGGTCAGCATTTACACCCTTTGGCGAACAACTCCCCCCCGCATTGGGCTGTTTTTATTGATTCTGGCGGGCGCGACCTTTCTGCCCTTGTTTTTGCCGGATTTGCTTTGGGGCGGGCAACGTTCCACCTCTGGGCGGTATTTAATCCCGACAATCTTAGTGATGGAAATAACCGTTGCCTACTCTCTCGCTTTCTATGTCAGCCACATTAAAACTAAACAGCGGTTCCTGGGCTGGACTATGGCTTCTTTGGTCATGGGTCTGGGCCTGGTCTCTGGGGTGCTAATTACTTCTGCCGAAACCAGTTGGATTAAACTACTCAACTACTCGTTCCCGCAAATTTATCGCCACGTTAATCAACATCCCCAACCCCTAGTGATTGGCTTATCGGGGAACATCAACACTGGCACCATGTTGGCTCTCGCCCACGGCATTACTCCCCAGGCCCAGTTTCTTTTAATTGATGCTTGGGATCCTGAGCAACCGCCAAAACTGCCCATCATTCCAGAGGGACAAGAACCAATTTTCTTCCTCAACCCCACACCCGAATTACTCACAGGCCTGGAAAATACCCAGAATCTATCCGCAGTCCTGATTTTCCAAGATAAGTTTCTTCAGCTTTGGGAACTCCACAGACACAACTAA
- a CDS encoding DUF561 domain-containing protein, producing MIHPRLVSALAHRNALKVISGLQNFNYESVAAVVQAADQGGATFVDIAADPGLVKLAKSLTDLPICVSAVEPQALSVAVQAGADLVEIGNYDSFYAAGRVFSSEEVLELTRQTRILLPEITLSVTVPHTLPLDQQVELALALVQAGADIIQTEGGTSSQPTHPGTLGLIEKAAPTLAAAFEISQAVDVPVLCASGLSSVTIPMAIAAGASGVGVGSAINQLNSPIAMVAAVRSLVEALAANSSPVSQVS from the coding sequence ATGATTCATCCTCGCTTAGTCTCAGCTTTGGCACACCGTAATGCTCTGAAGGTGATCAGTGGTTTACAAAACTTTAATTATGAAAGCGTGGCAGCGGTCGTCCAAGCAGCAGATCAAGGGGGGGCAACCTTTGTAGATATTGCCGCAGACCCAGGCCTGGTGAAGCTGGCAAAATCTTTAACTGACTTACCAATCTGTGTTTCAGCGGTTGAGCCACAAGCATTGTCTGTCGCAGTCCAGGCCGGGGCAGATTTGGTGGAAATTGGTAACTACGACAGTTTCTATGCAGCGGGCCGGGTATTTAGCTCTGAAGAAGTCTTAGAACTCACCCGCCAAACCCGGATATTACTGCCAGAGATCACTCTTTCCGTGACAGTCCCTCACACCCTGCCCTTGGATCAACAGGTGGAATTGGCCCTTGCGCTTGTCCAGGCCGGAGCCGATATCATCCAAACTGAGGGCGGAACCAGCAGCCAACCGACTCATCCCGGAACTTTAGGATTGATTGAGAAAGCTGCCCCTACCCTCGCCGCTGCCTTTGAAATTTCCCAGGCCGTGGATGTTCCGGTTCTCTGTGCCTCTGGGTTATCAAGCGTGACAATTCCCATGGCCATTGCCGCCGGAGCCAGTGGAGTCGGGGTGGGGAGTGCAATCAATCAACTGAATAGCCCGATTGCGATGGTTGCCGCTGTCCGTTCTCTTGTGGAAGCCTTAGCCGCCAACTCTAGCCCAGTGAGCCAGGTTAGTTAA
- a CDS encoding histidine triad nucleotide-binding protein: protein MTPPTETLFTKIINRQIPAEIIYEDDLAIAFKDINPQAPIHVLIVPKQPLPSLADAVPEDHRVLGHLLMTVKRVAEQVGLENGYRVVINTGVDGGQTVNHLHLHLLGGRPLHWPPG, encoded by the coding sequence ATGACACCCCCAACTGAGACTCTTTTTACCAAAATCATTAACCGCCAAATCCCAGCCGAGATCATTTATGAGGACGACCTGGCCATTGCCTTTAAGGATATTAACCCCCAGGCCCCGATTCACGTTTTAATTGTCCCCAAGCAACCTCTCCCCAGTCTGGCCGATGCTGTTCCTGAGGATCATCGAGTTTTGGGACATTTGTTAATGACGGTTAAGCGAGTCGCCGAGCAAGTGGGCCTGGAAAATGGCTACCGAGTCGTGATCAACACCGGTGTGGATGGTGGGCAAACCGTAAATCATCTGCATTTGCACCTCTTGGGCGGCCGGCCATTGCACTGGCCACCGGGTTGA
- the psbA gene encoding photosystem II q(b) protein, which translates to MTTVLQRRQSENFWEQFCSWVTSTDNRIYIGWFGVLMIPTLLAATACFVIAFIAAPPVDIDGIREPVAGSLMFGNNIITGAVIPSSNAIGLHFYPIWEAASLDEWLYNGGPYQLVIFHFLIGVFCYMGREWELSYRLGMRPWICVAYSAPVAAATAVFLIYPLGQGSFSDGMPLGISGTFNFMIVFQAEHNILMHPFHQLGVAGVFGGSLFSAMHGSLVTSSLIRETTETESQNYGYKFGQEEETYNIVAAHGYFGRLIFQYASFNNSRALHFFLAAWPVIGIWFTALGISTMAFNLNGFNFNHSVVDAKGNVINTWADIINRANLGMEVMHERNAHNFPLDLASAESAPVALVAPSING; encoded by the coding sequence ATGACGACTGTATTACAACGTCGCCAGAGTGAAAACTTTTGGGAGCAATTTTGCTCTTGGGTTACCAGCACCGACAACCGGATTTACATCGGCTGGTTCGGCGTTCTGATGATCCCGACACTCTTGGCTGCAACCGCCTGTTTCGTAATTGCCTTTATCGCTGCTCCTCCCGTTGACATTGATGGGATTCGTGAGCCTGTGGCTGGTTCCTTGATGTTTGGTAACAACATCATCACTGGTGCTGTTATTCCTTCCTCTAACGCCATTGGTTTGCACTTCTACCCGATTTGGGAAGCTGCCTCCTTGGATGAATGGCTTTACAACGGTGGTCCTTACCAGCTCGTGATTTTCCACTTCTTGATCGGTGTCTTCTGCTACATGGGTCGGGAATGGGAATTGTCTTACCGCTTGGGTATGCGTCCTTGGATTTGCGTAGCTTACTCTGCCCCTGTGGCCGCTGCTACCGCTGTCTTCTTGATCTACCCGCTTGGTCAAGGTTCTTTCTCTGATGGTATGCCCCTCGGTATCTCTGGTACCTTCAACTTCATGATCGTGTTCCAAGCTGAGCACAACATCTTGATGCACCCCTTCCACCAACTCGGTGTCGCTGGTGTCTTCGGTGGTAGCTTGTTCTCTGCCATGCACGGTTCCTTGGTGACCTCTTCCTTAATTCGGGAAACCACCGAAACCGAATCTCAGAACTACGGTTACAAATTCGGTCAAGAAGAAGAAACCTACAACATTGTTGCCGCTCACGGTTACTTTGGTCGCTTGATTTTCCAATACGCTAGCTTCAACAACAGCCGTGCCTTGCACTTCTTCTTAGCTGCCTGGCCTGTGATTGGTATCTGGTTCACCGCTTTGGGGATCAGCACCATGGCGTTCAACCTCAATGGCTTCAACTTCAACCACTCCGTTGTCGATGCCAAAGGTAATGTCATCAACACTTGGGCTGACATCATCAACCGGGCTAACTTGGGGATGGAAGTGATGCACGAGCGCAATGCTCACAACTTCCCCTTAGATTTGGCTTCTGCTGAGTCTGCTCCTGTTGCTTTGGTTGCTCCTAGCATCAATGGTTAA
- a CDS encoding Eco57I restriction-modification methylase domain-containing protein: protein MVTFEEFQAKFFEIFSSINFYEGKSYLDYIAEPQTNDEDNIVDTKIVLPLLNALGFESGDIAKNTTASGKDNSRPDFQVKLASGNIRCFLVEDKHTAYDLSKPEPLQQLMNYAPSRGYELGLICNGRLLFGWDLSDQGSPSPVLHLDIEEIVETYHGRNLFAAGNTGFDALASEQVQDLKGLYRRFHRQNFDDIETLIQEISRPEDEWLSFARNPQNSPDFDELLITDLKAAISLLEEDVLYQLDLLLEEYDQYCQARYLPNGNGSSHSDLEDAETAPKVLIRIRKQILNYVRAYGVLEVDDYTWIDEKISSFAETPIGSIQELGQRILTKLMQAQEKKEAQQQKQPGKSEDTVQLDIIQPLPEAKQKELGIKLSQKSKIIKLDPKMVELLREYERIVFDWKAWQAKQSLTHVNAIKTQQYFISWRNLVTKTVLQGVDEQQLKEEFARQTAYVYVTRLFMVRICEDKGLIDRKFSDGGFRYWKEEVERRYLDLAQGVSMDYLLEMSYRSAQSIYAHFFNSADLFNWYRINTNTLIKVLHILNRFNLQQIDSDIIGMVYGRYVEEGKHEQGRYFTPKNVVEYILDSIGYKPDNPEIRDKTVLDLAGGSGSFLVHAARRLIDSYRSPTTKKIPLEYLPSVIRQVKESLFCLDINPFACYLAETNLLIQVIDLLKQAKDANKLQECSIDRFNVYNTDSLLLPRSQEIRTPLLNPVLDLELSTVSQIKTKTGKFAEGFDYVVGNPPYVRADEPGVDAYREQIVTLGRFETLHKKWDLYIPFIELSARILTTNTGKIGIIISDAYKVASYAEKSREMLSSLLTITQVDFFEQVKLFADADVFNIIIIGQNRTPKTNFKVHRHWHYKSFGILKSDQVSQVGLGEKIFRTGAVEINADNTILLNEIVYISKGMVLNCHEKKFPNEFVKDDLISDVQDLKHPVPYIEGKDISDYQINRIRYLEFGEGLRAPSKVSRPTFPELYSHKHIAIGKTGGVTIVDEYIFSNDSVRVLLPWYLLEGLSTRSVSQALVNAKKTTSKNFTLQYLTAILCSSVIKKFFTSISTGTRNDIFPEDLRKIPVKVLSIEDQQEYISRVDLLILWNQELQNLRRFGNIIKFSYLDDVPEIQISFLYSFHVANVSCWNFLNAEPQRFEVIGDRNQPITKVKVKNNTLLNGRYELLRSDSRLVLEFLQNYLPQYEKRGLTWTDLLTEGKIPKTDADIERIFTERDRLTAEVRQKIADIRRTYQELDAMVSRLYEN, encoded by the coding sequence GTGGTCACCTTTGAAGAATTCCAGGCCAAGTTTTTTGAAATATTTAGTAGTATCAATTTCTATGAAGGTAAAAGCTACTTAGACTATATTGCCGAGCCACAAACCAATGACGAAGACAATATTGTTGATACTAAAATTGTGCTGCCTCTCTTAAATGCTCTGGGTTTTGAGTCTGGGGATATTGCTAAAAACACAACAGCAAGTGGTAAGGATAATTCACGCCCAGATTTTCAAGTCAAACTTGCCAGTGGTAATATTCGTTGTTTTTTAGTAGAAGATAAGCATACAGCCTATGACCTGAGTAAGCCCGAACCTCTACAGCAGTTGATGAATTATGCCCCCAGTCGTGGGTATGAACTAGGGTTGATTTGTAATGGCAGACTCCTTTTCGGCTGGGATCTTTCCGATCAGGGTTCTCCCAGTCCGGTGTTACATCTTGATATTGAGGAGATTGTTGAAACTTATCATGGTCGAAACTTATTCGCGGCTGGTAACACTGGGTTTGATGCTCTTGCATCCGAACAAGTACAAGACCTTAAAGGCTTATATCGGAGATTTCACAGGCAAAATTTTGATGATATTGAAACCTTAATTCAAGAAATTAGCAGGCCGGAAGATGAATGGTTAAGTTTTGCCAGAAATCCTCAAAATTCCCCTGACTTTGATGAGCTATTGATTACAGACTTAAAAGCAGCGATTAGTCTTTTAGAGGAAGATGTTCTCTATCAATTAGATTTGCTACTTGAAGAATATGATCAATACTGCCAGGCCAGATACTTACCCAATGGGAACGGTTCTAGTCATTCAGATTTAGAAGATGCAGAAACAGCTCCTAAAGTTCTGATCAGAATCCGCAAGCAAATTTTGAATTATGTGAGAGCATACGGAGTTTTAGAAGTTGATGACTACACCTGGATTGATGAGAAAATTAGTAGCTTTGCTGAAACCCCTATAGGCTCAATTCAGGAGTTAGGGCAAAGAATCCTTACAAAACTGATGCAGGCTCAAGAAAAAAAGGAGGCTCAACAGCAAAAACAGCCAGGCAAATCAGAAGATACGGTGCAACTGGATATAATTCAACCGTTACCCGAAGCCAAACAAAAAGAACTGGGGATTAAGTTATCCCAAAAATCTAAGATCATCAAACTTGATCCGAAAATGGTCGAGTTATTACGTGAATATGAGCGAATTGTTTTTGACTGGAAGGCCTGGCAAGCCAAGCAAAGTTTGACCCATGTTAATGCCATTAAGACCCAGCAATATTTTATTTCTTGGCGTAATCTTGTTACCAAAACGGTTTTACAGGGAGTCGATGAGCAGCAGTTAAAGGAAGAATTTGCACGACAAACGGCCTATGTTTATGTGACTCGCTTATTTATGGTACGAATTTGTGAAGATAAAGGGTTAATTGATCGGAAGTTTTCAGATGGTGGGTTTAGATATTGGAAAGAAGAAGTTGAGCGGCGATATCTAGACTTGGCCCAAGGGGTTTCGATGGATTATCTCTTAGAGATGTCGTATCGTTCTGCTCAAAGTATTTATGCTCATTTCTTCAATAGTGCGGATTTATTTAATTGGTATCGGATTAATACAAATACCCTGATCAAGGTGTTACATATTCTCAATCGGTTTAACCTGCAACAAATTGACAGCGATATTATTGGCATGGTCTATGGCCGATATGTGGAGGAAGGAAAACACGAGCAGGGCAGATATTTTACCCCTAAAAATGTGGTTGAATATATTCTCGACTCGATTGGCTATAAGCCTGATAATCCAGAGATTCGAGATAAGACCGTATTAGATTTAGCAGGTGGATCAGGGAGTTTCTTGGTTCATGCGGCCCGGCGTTTAATTGATTCCTACCGTTCACCGACAACCAAAAAAATTCCACTGGAATATCTACCTTCAGTGATTCGCCAAGTTAAGGAATCCTTATTCTGTTTGGATATTAACCCGTTTGCTTGTTATTTGGCAGAGACTAATTTGTTAATTCAGGTGATTGATTTACTGAAACAGGCCAAGGATGCAAACAAATTACAGGAGTGTAGTATTGATCGCTTTAATGTTTATAATACGGACTCGCTGCTTTTGCCTAGGTCTCAAGAGATTAGAACACCGTTATTAAATCCTGTGCTTGATCTGGAACTCTCAACAGTGTCTCAAATTAAAACGAAGACAGGTAAGTTTGCTGAGGGATTTGATTATGTTGTGGGTAATCCTCCCTATGTCCGGGCTGATGAACCTGGAGTTGATGCCTATCGAGAACAAATTGTTACTTTGGGTAGATTTGAAACTCTTCATAAGAAGTGGGACTTATATATTCCTTTTATCGAATTGAGTGCAAGAATTTTAACTACTAACACAGGAAAAATAGGAATTATTATTTCCGATGCTTATAAGGTTGCTAGTTATGCTGAAAAGTCTCGCGAGATGCTGTCATCATTGCTAACAATAACTCAAGTTGATTTTTTTGAACAAGTTAAACTCTTTGCCGATGCGGATGTATTTAATATAATCATCATTGGTCAAAACAGAACGCCTAAAACTAATTTTAAAGTTCATCGTCATTGGCATTACAAATCCTTTGGCATCTTAAAATCTGATCAAGTTTCACAAGTTGGCCTGGGTGAAAAAATTTTTAGAACTGGAGCAGTTGAAATCAATGCAGATAATACAATTTTACTAAATGAGATTGTTTATATCAGTAAAGGAATGGTCTTGAACTGTCATGAGAAAAAGTTCCCCAATGAGTTTGTCAAAGATGACTTAATCTCTGATGTTCAAGATTTAAAACATCCTGTTCCTTATATAGAAGGTAAGGATATTTCAGATTATCAAATTAATCGCATTAGATACTTAGAATTTGGAGAAGGTTTAAGAGCACCCTCGAAAGTTAGTAGACCTACTTTTCCTGAACTATACTCCCACAAGCATATTGCTATTGGTAAGACAGGGGGAGTAACAATCGTTGATGAATATATATTTAGTAATGATAGTGTTAGGGTATTATTACCTTGGTATCTTCTTGAAGGGTTAAGTACTCGATCTGTCTCTCAAGCATTAGTTAACGCGAAAAAAACTACATCTAAAAATTTCACATTACAGTATTTAACAGCTATACTTTGCTCAAGTGTCATTAAAAAATTCTTCACGTCAATAAGTACTGGAACACGAAACGATATATTTCCTGAAGATTTACGAAAGATTCCTGTTAAAGTACTTTCAATAGAAGATCAACAAGAATATATAAGCAGAGTTGATTTGTTGATTTTATGGAATCAAGAGTTACAAAATCTGAGACGATTTGGAAATATAATTAAGTTTAGCTATTTAGATGATGTTCCAGAAATACAAATAAGCTTTTTGTACTCTTTTCATGTAGCTAATGTTTCTTGCTGGAATTTCCTCAATGCCGAACCTCAGCGTTTTGAAGTGATTGGTGATCGGAATCAACCCATTACTAAAGTCAAAGTCAAAAATAATACTCTCCTCAATGGCCGATATGAATTATTACGATCAGATAGTCGATTAGTTTTGGAGTTCTTGCAAAATTATTTACCTCAATACGAAAAACGAGGCTTAACTTGGACAGATTTATTAACAGAAGGCAAGATTCCCAAAACAGATGCAGATATTGAGAGAATTTTTACCGAGCGTGACCGATTGACCGCTGAAGTTCGTCAAAAGATTGCCGATATTCGCCGGACTTATCAAGAACTAGATGCAATGGTGAGTCGCCTCTATGAAAACTGA
- a CDS encoding DNA double-strand break repair nuclease NurA — protein sequence MPLNLLQLRYALSQNRADFHHFDHGFTETYQAYERAFEDISHLSDAELNLRLPPEQWIGARPLEKVTPAWAVDFPYQWQHRDQSRAWAKTCLQGVTTVAVDGSQLLPSEDISIPVGLVQVAWFANPHQGGLGYEKQTQLEILTPLKLQSDPHHRPPDRLVNLRRFQMEIEQLIKDMTSHPQARDRLLFFDGSLIATFAETFDPTSRQDYVQALIKLITASEAQQVPLIAYIDHSRARDLCSLLAHLADLPPTDTVFDSHLLGGLAWGQRTPVFQAQRVGSDGRPGILSDYGDVAEKVAFSYLKAHSGQPVRLEFPSWLVESGQIEVIMDWVRAEIIAGQGYPYAIETADQAAVIQATDRQAFLKIFQAWATEQNLNLHFTRKYVSKTQRR from the coding sequence ATGCCCTTAAACTTGCTCCAACTGCGCTATGCCCTGAGCCAAAACCGGGCCGACTTTCATCATTTTGATCACGGATTTACCGAAACCTACCAGGCCTATGAACGGGCATTTGAGGACATTTCTCACCTCAGTGATGCCGAATTAAACCTCCGTCTGCCACCAGAACAATGGATTGGGGCCCGGCCATTGGAAAAAGTCACTCCGGCCTGGGCTGTGGATTTTCCCTATCAATGGCAGCATCGCGATCAAAGCCGGGCCTGGGCCAAAACCTGTTTGCAAGGGGTGACAACCGTAGCGGTGGATGGGTCGCAGTTATTACCCTCTGAAGACATTTCCATCCCCGTGGGTCTAGTACAAGTGGCCTGGTTTGCTAATCCCCATCAAGGAGGCCTGGGCTATGAAAAACAGACGCAACTGGAGATTCTCACGCCCCTGAAATTACAATCCGACCCCCACCATCGTCCCCCGGATCGGTTGGTTAATTTGCGCCGCTTTCAAATGGAGATTGAGCAACTGATTAAGGATATGACTAGCCACCCCCAGGCCCGAGATCGGTTGCTTTTTTTTGATGGGTCATTGATTGCCACCTTTGCTGAAACCTTTGATCCAACCAGTCGCCAAGATTATGTCCAGGCCTTGATCAAGTTAATTACCGCCAGTGAAGCCCAGCAAGTGCCGTTGATTGCCTATATTGATCATTCACGCGCTCGGGATTTATGTAGTTTATTGGCCCACCTGGCTGATTTACCGCCTACGGATACGGTGTTTGATAGTCATTTGCTGGGGGGCCTGGCCTGGGGTCAGCGAACTCCGGTCTTTCAGGCTCAACGGGTCGGGAGTGATGGCCGGCCGGGGATATTGAGTGATTATGGTGATGTTGCGGAAAAAGTTGCCTTTTCTTACCTCAAGGCCCACAGTGGACAACCTGTTCGTCTAGAATTCCCTAGCTGGCTGGTTGAGTCTGGGCAAATCGAAGTGATTATGGATTGGGTCCGCGCCGAGATTATTGCCGGTCAAGGGTATCCTTACGCCATCGAAACCGCCGATCAAGCCGCCGTGATTCAAGCCACCGATCGCCAAGCCTTTTTGAAAATCTTCCAGGCCTGGGCCACAGAACAAAACCTGAATCTCCACTTTACCCGTAAATATGTCAGTAAAACCCAACGCCGATAA
- a CDS encoding class II fructose-bisphosphate aldolase → MLASTQELLETARINSYAIGAFNVYNLEGVKAVVNAAEDAASPAMLQIHPSALRYGRSSLIALCLEAARSATVPISVHLDHSTQAKDIQAALKAGLTSIMADGSHLSYPENLKFTREMTQLAHQYGAVVEAEIGRISGTEDGLTIAEKEAKMTDPDQAVEFVQATGVDALAVTIGNVHGEYKSPPRLDFDRLLKIRQRLSIPLVLHGASGLPAAMIGRSIQLGVCKFNVNTEVRQAYMSSLQQEICHDTDKDLLEVAGAAISAMKSVIEDKLLLFGSAHTAHLHDTPYAHLLASQSKMSKML, encoded by the coding sequence ATGCTTGCTTCGACTCAGGAGTTACTCGAAACTGCCCGGATTAATAGCTATGCCATTGGCGCATTTAATGTTTACAACTTAGAAGGGGTCAAAGCCGTTGTTAATGCCGCCGAAGATGCCGCCAGTCCCGCCATGTTACAAATTCATCCCAGTGCTTTACGCTATGGCCGTTCCAGTTTAATTGCTCTGTGCTTAGAAGCGGCCCGCAGTGCTACCGTCCCAATTTCTGTCCATCTCGACCACAGTACCCAGGCCAAAGACATCCAAGCAGCCCTCAAAGCGGGTTTAACCTCCATCATGGCGGACGGCTCCCACCTGTCTTATCCTGAAAACCTGAAATTTACCAGAGAGATGACCCAGTTGGCCCATCAATACGGGGCCGTTGTGGAAGCAGAAATTGGCCGCATTAGCGGAACAGAAGATGGCTTAACCATTGCCGAAAAAGAAGCCAAAATGACGGATCCTGACCAAGCCGTAGAATTTGTCCAGGCCACGGGGGTTGATGCCTTAGCTGTAACGATTGGGAATGTCCACGGAGAATATAAAAGCCCGCCCCGCTTAGATTTTGATCGTCTCCTCAAGATTCGCCAACGTCTGAGTATTCCCCTGGTGTTGCATGGGGCCTCGGGCTTACCAGCAGCAATGATTGGGCGTTCGATCCAACTGGGGGTTTGCAAGTTCAATGTGAATACGGAAGTTCGCCAGGCCTACATGAGTTCTTTGCAACAAGAAATTTGCCATGATACCGATAAAGATCTTTTAGAAGTAGCGGGGGCCGCAATTTCCGCCATGAAATCCGTCATTGAAGATAAACTCCTCCTCTTTGGTTCCGCCCACACCGCCCATCTCCACGACACCCCCTACGCCCATCTCTTAGCCAGCCAATCCAAAATGTCCAAAATGTTATGA